The following proteins are co-located in the Microcystis wesenbergii NRERC-220 genome:
- a CDS encoding molybdopterin oxidoreductase family protein codes for MTESTKTQCPYCGVGCGLTVTPPASAGQAWKVFGDKSHPSSQGMVCVKGATVAESIDKNRLKTPMIRDSLQEQFRLCTWEEALDRIVNRIQTLIAQGEKESICLYGSGQFHTEDYYIAQKLVKGCLGVNNFDANSRLCMSSAVAAYLDSFGSDGPPCCYDDLELTDCAFLVGTNTAECHPIIFNRLHKYLKRNQQAKLIVVDPRSTKTAEAANLHLAINPGTDIDLFNGIAHLLLNWGAIDTYFIDKCTRDFHKYAEIIRHYPPEIVATKCGIPIEDLEQAARYWAESKRVLSLWSMGINQSSEGTAKARTLINLHLMTANIGRPGAGPFSLTGQPNAMGGREAGGLCHLLPGYRSVKNPQHRAEVEQAWGLPAGRISPVPGRDAWSMITGLETGEVKLLWIAATNPAVSMPDLKRTQAALLKSPFTVYQDAYYPTETSAYAHLLLPAAQWGEKTGTMTNSERVVTLNKAFRPPVGQARADWQIFAEVGRRLGFQAQFNFQDSAEVHSEFIGLTYKRPCDMTAINYERLAETPRPWPDSIDEISAPKTANSGELLGNLVKDDHKSQKTAAKRLYTDGKFNTADGRAVFAAYHSKGLAEPPDDDYPLVLTVGRLYGHWHTQTRTGRIEKIVKMHPAPFLEIHPQDAAKLGIEAGEWVEVRSRRGFARFPALITKAIAPNCVFVPMHWGALWAENAEANSLTHPAACPISLQPELKACAVKLIPIKSLVNAELSPGQFLAIPR; via the coding sequence GTATGGTCTGTGTTAAAGGGGCCACCGTAGCGGAATCAATCGATAAAAATCGCCTCAAAACCCCGATGATCCGCGATTCTCTCCAAGAGCAATTCCGTCTTTGTACTTGGGAAGAAGCCCTCGATCGCATCGTTAACCGCATCCAAACTCTAATCGCTCAGGGGGAAAAGGAAAGTATCTGTTTATACGGTTCGGGACAATTTCACACCGAAGATTACTACATCGCCCAAAAACTGGTCAAAGGCTGTCTGGGAGTCAATAACTTTGATGCTAATTCCCGTCTCTGTATGTCTTCGGCCGTGGCCGCTTATCTGGACAGTTTCGGGTCTGACGGTCCCCCCTGCTGTTACGATGACCTAGAATTAACCGATTGTGCCTTTTTGGTGGGGACAAATACGGCCGAATGTCACCCCATCATCTTTAACCGTCTGCACAAGTATCTCAAACGCAACCAACAAGCGAAATTAATCGTCGTTGATCCCCGCAGCACCAAAACTGCCGAGGCCGCTAATCTCCACCTAGCCATTAACCCCGGGACCGATATTGACCTATTTAACGGTATTGCTCACCTGTTACTGAATTGGGGTGCGATCGATACCTATTTTATCGATAAATGTACCCGAGATTTCCACAAATACGCCGAAATTATCCGCCATTATCCCCCGGAAATAGTCGCCACTAAATGCGGTATCCCCATCGAGGATTTAGAACAGGCTGCCCGCTACTGGGCCGAATCGAAAAGAGTGCTTTCCCTCTGGTCGATGGGTATTAATCAATCTAGCGAAGGCACGGCTAAAGCCCGCACTTTAATCAATTTACACCTAATGACGGCTAATATCGGTAGGCCGGGGGCCGGTCCTTTTTCCCTAACGGGACAACCCAACGCCATGGGGGGACGGGAAGCCGGCGGCCTCTGCCATCTTCTCCCCGGTTATCGTTCCGTCAAAAATCCCCAACACCGGGCCGAAGTGGAACAAGCTTGGGGTTTACCCGCCGGTCGGATTTCTCCCGTCCCCGGTCGCGATGCTTGGAGTATGATTACTGGTTTGGAGACGGGAGAGGTGAAATTGCTTTGGATTGCCGCTACTAATCCGGCTGTTAGTATGCCTGATCTAAAACGCACCCAGGCGGCCCTGTTAAAATCACCTTTTACTGTTTATCAGGATGCCTACTATCCCACGGAAACCAGCGCCTACGCCCATTTATTACTGCCGGCGGCCCAATGGGGTGAAAAAACGGGAACAATGACCAATTCTGAGCGCGTGGTGACGTTAAATAAGGCTTTTCGCCCTCCCGTCGGTCAAGCTAGGGCCGACTGGCAAATTTTTGCCGAAGTTGGTCGCCGTTTGGGGTTTCAGGCACAATTTAATTTTCAGGATTCGGCCGAGGTACATTCTGAGTTTATTGGCTTGACATATAAACGTCCTTGTGATATGACGGCGATTAATTATGAGCGCCTGGCCGAGACTCCCCGACCGTGGCCCGATTCCATCGATGAAATTTCCGCCCCTAAAACCGCTAATTCTGGGGAATTACTGGGTAATTTAGTTAAAGATGACCATAAAAGCCAAAAAACAGCCGCAAAACGCCTTTATACCGATGGTAAATTTAATACTGCCGATGGTCGTGCTGTTTTCGCCGCCTACCACAGTAAAGGTCTAGCGGAACCCCCCGACGATGATTATCCCCTAGTGTTGACCGTGGGGCGTTTGTACGGTCACTGGCACACCCAAACTCGCACCGGCCGCATCGAGAAAATTGTCAAAATGCACCCCGCACCTTTTCTGGAAATTCATCCCCAAGATGCGGCAAAATTGGGCATAGAAGCTGGGGAATGGGTGGAGGTGCGTTCTCGTCGCGGTTTTGCCCGTTTTCCCGCTTTAATTACCAAAGCAATTGCTCCTAATTGTGTCTTTGTGCCGATGCACTGGGGGGCTTTATGGGCAGAAAATGCTGAGGCTAATAGTCTCACCCATCCGGCCGCTTGTCCGATTTCCCTGCAACCAGAATTAAAAGCTTGTGCTGTCAAATTAATCCCGATCAAGTCTTTAGTTAATGCCGAATTATCTCCCGGTCAATTTCTGGCAATTCCCCGATAA
- a CDS encoding CocE/NonD family hydrolase translates to MLNPYPIKKETASLITRDGISLAADIYRPDSRESFPILLMRQPYGKAIASTVVYAHPSWYARQGYIVVIQDVRGRGNSTGNFNLFADEISDGLETIEWVLTIPNNTGVVGMYGFSYQGMTQLYASANGHGALKTICPAMIAHDLYRDWGYENEAFNLQYNLAWAIQLAAETARLKGEETAYQKLWVASRNLPLFDPIAASPQILQDLAADSFYHDWITRYLPDDYWQNLSPQHLLKNIDLPMLHIGGWFDPHLRGTLSLYQEMQARSIYPQRLIIGAWTHLPWGRKVGEIDYGQQAISPVDKMQLQWFDYFLKGQETELLKNPPVYLFQMGSNQWRYLEKFPGENQQIYYLASQGLANLREDEGKLSAILLEPAIEDTIVHDPWRPVPSLGGHSALPGGIFDRTMLDCRSDVITYTSLPLEKDLTILGSPRLDCYCQADAVSFDICAVVSQVTPDGRVFNITQGYKRVNNPESPLNIALQATFITIPQGHSLRLSLSASCFPAHPVNAGTGSYPHQSRAIDFSIITIKVFCQGNFPAKLLLPLVGES, encoded by the coding sequence ATGCTTAATCCCTATCCCATAAAAAAAGAAACGGCTAGTTTAATCACCAGAGATGGAATTAGTTTAGCTGCCGATATTTATCGTCCCGATAGTCGGGAATCTTTTCCCATTTTACTAATGCGACAACCCTACGGAAAAGCGATCGCTTCTACGGTGGTTTATGCCCATCCTAGCTGGTATGCACGTCAGGGTTATATTGTGGTAATTCAGGATGTCCGTGGCCGGGGAAACTCGACGGGAAATTTTAATTTATTTGCCGATGAAATTAGCGACGGATTAGAAACTATTGAATGGGTTTTAACTATTCCTAATAATACGGGTGTGGTGGGAATGTATGGTTTTTCCTATCAGGGAATGACCCAATTATACGCATCGGCTAATGGTCATGGTGCTTTAAAAACTATTTGCCCGGCGATGATTGCTCACGATTTGTATCGAGATTGGGGCTATGAAAATGAAGCCTTTAATTTACAATATAATCTCGCTTGGGCAATACAATTAGCAGCGGAAACAGCTAGATTAAAAGGGGAGGAAACTGCCTATCAAAAACTCTGGGTAGCTTCTCGAAATTTACCCCTTTTTGATCCTATTGCTGCCTCTCCTCAGATTCTGCAAGATTTAGCCGCCGATTCTTTTTATCACGATTGGATTACTCGTTATCTTCCCGATGACTATTGGCAAAATTTATCACCGCAACACCTTTTAAAAAATATCGATTTACCGATGTTACATATCGGGGGGTGGTTCGACCCTCATCTCCGGGGAACTTTGAGTTTATACCAAGAAATGCAAGCGCGTTCTATCTATCCCCAACGGCTAATTATTGGTGCTTGGACTCATCTACCCTGGGGGAGAAAAGTAGGAGAGATAGATTATGGTCAACAGGCAATTAGTCCTGTGGATAAAATGCAGCTGCAATGGTTTGATTATTTCTTAAAAGGTCAGGAAACGGAGTTATTAAAAAATCCTCCCGTGTATCTATTTCAAATGGGGTCTAATCAATGGCGATATCTGGAGAAGTTTCCAGGAGAAAATCAGCAAATTTATTATCTTGCTAGTCAAGGTTTAGCCAATCTGCGCGAGGATGAGGGGAAATTAAGCGCGATTTTGTTAGAACCTGCGATCGAGGATACCATCGTTCACGATCCTTGGCGACCGGTCCCATCTTTAGGAGGTCATAGCGCCCTACCGGGGGGAATATTCGACCGCACCATGCTAGACTGTCGCAGTGATGTGATTACCTACACTTCTCTCCCCCTAGAGAAGGATTTAACGATTTTGGGTAGTCCCCGTCTGGATTGTTATTGTCAAGCAGATGCGGTTAGTTTCGATATCTGCGCGGTGGTTTCTCAAGTTACCCCCGATGGTCGAGTTTTTAATATCACTCAGGGTTATAAACGGGTAAATAATCCCGAATCGCCCCTAAATATTGCCCTACAGGCCACTTTTATCACTATTCCTCAAGGTCATAGCTTGCGTTTAAGTCTGAGTGCCTCTTGCTTTCCTGCACATCCCGTCAATGCGGGGACGGGCAGCTATCCCCACCAGAGTCGAGCGATCGATTTTTCCATTATCACAATTAAGGTTTTTTGTCAAGGAAATTTTCCTGCAAAATTGCTATTACCTTTAGTCGGGGAAAGCTAA